GCTGGTTCGGCTTCAACGTCGGCGAGGCTGCTTTCCCGGATGAGTCCGGCCTGAACGTCATCAACACCATCCTGGCTCCGGCTGCTGCTCTGGTCGCGTGGCTGATCACTGAGGCTGTCCGCGGCAAGAAGCCTTCTGCTGTGGGCGCTGCCTCCGGCATTGTTGCTGGTCTGGTCGGCATCACCCCCGCTGTGGCGTTCGTCAGCCCCATGGGCGCAATCGTCCTGGGCCTGGTGGCCGGTGTGATCTGCTGCTTCGCGGTGGACTTCAAGTGGGGCAAGTACGACGACACCCTGGACGTCGTCGGCCTGCACTTCGTCGCCGGCCTGTGGGGCACCATTGCGATCGCCCTGTTCGGCCGCGCCGAGCTGATCGGCGACGGCCGCGGCTCTGTGCTGCTGGACGGCGAGTTCGCCCTGCTGGGCGCCCAGCTGGTCGCCTGTGTGGTCACCCTGGTCTTCACCTTCGTGGCGACCTTCATCATCGGCATGGTCATCCACAAGACCATCGGGTTCCGTGTGGCGCCCGAGGTTGAGGATGCCGGCATCGACGTCGTCGCTCACGGCGGCCCGGCCTACGCCGCCGCTGAGGAGCTTCCCGCCGAGACTCGATGATCTCGCGGTAGGCACGTCACCTCATCGGAGGAGGGGCGGGCTCCAGCATCATGCTGGGGCCCGCCCCTTTCTCTGTGCACGTGCTCTGCGATGCGTCTCAGCTGCCTACGACGTGGGCGGCGTCTGCTGAGCGGCCGGCTGCTTGCTGGCGAGAGTCTCAGGCGCAAGGGACCAGGCACCGGCGGCGAGCATGAGGATGAGGCCGCTGAGGCCGAACGCCCACGCATAGCCGAACTGGTCCACCAGCAGCCCGGCGAGCAGCGGGCCGATGATGGCGCCGAGGTCTTGGACCATCTGGAAGGTGGAGATGACGGTGCCCCCGTTGCGCCCCTCCCCCACGATGTCGCCGAGGGCTGCCTGCTGGGCGGGGACGATGAGCCCGGTGCCGGCTCCGGCGATGAGGCTGAGGGCGAGAAGCACCCAGGGCTCGGGCGCGAGGCCGAGAGTTCCGGTGGCCGCACCTGCAACCAGCAGCCCGACGATCATGGGCAGGCGGCGGCCCCACTCGTCCGAGCGCTTGGCCAAGGTGAGGACGATGGCGACGTTGCCGGCGGCGAAGCAGGCCAGGGCGACGCCGGCAAGCTGGGCAGAGTCGATGAACCACCCGGTTCCGACGAACGCGGAGGCGGCGAAGAGCGGGACCACGGAGTTCCGGAGCCCGAAGGTGGCCCACCCGTTGGCGAACCCGGAGGCCAGCGCCGCCCGGTAGCTGCCGTGCCGCCACGACTCCGCCACGGAGGCCCGCTCACGTTCGTCCTTGTTCTTGCGGTCTTCGAGCCGGGACTTCCGCAGCATGAAGAAGACGACGCCGGCGGCTGCGACGAGGGCGGCTCCGTAGACGAGGAAGGGCCCCCGCTGGCCGAAGACCAGCAGTGCGGAGCCGAGGAGAGGACCAGCGATGTTGCCGATGAGGAAGGCGGAGGCGTAGGCGCCCATGACCCGGCCGCGGATGTGCGGCGGGGACTTGCGGGCGAGGAAGGTCATCGCGGCCACGGTGAAGAAGGTGGAGCCGATGCCGCCGACGGCTCGGAAGGCCAGCAGCAGCTCGTAGGTGGGCGCATATGCGGTGGCGATCATGGAGACGGCGACGATCAGCAGCCCGATGACGTAGACGGGGGTCTCCCCGAGCGCGTGGGTGAGTTTGCCGGAAGCGGGGGCGAACAGCAGCCGGAAGAGGCCGAAGGCGGAGACCACCGCGGAGACGGCCATGGCGGAGACGCCGAAGTCGGAGGCGTACTGCGGCAGGATTGGTGAGACGATGCCGAAGCCGATGGCGATGATGAACGCCGAGACGATCATCACCTTCAGCTCTGAGGGGATGGGCGTCCTGGCTTTCTGTTCACCGGCAGTCACAGAACATGTCCAACGCCCGGTGTCGGCGTCCTGTTCCCGGGCGAGGCGCGGCAGGGCTCAGCCGGGGGCCGGCTCGGCCTCGCGCAGTCGTTGGGAGATGACCCGGGTGGAGCCGTCCTGCCGCATGGAGACTCCGTAGAGGGCGTCGGCGATCTCCATGGTGCGTTTCTGGTGGGTGATGACGATCAGCTGGGCGGATTCGCGCAGCTCCTCGAAGATCACCAGCAGCCGGGACAGGTTGGTGTCGTCCAGGGCGGCTTCGACCTCGTCCATCACGTAGAAAGGGCTGGGTCGGGCTTTGAAGATCGCGACGAGCAGCGCGACGGCGGTGAGGGACCGTTCGCCTCCGGAGAGCAGGGAGAGCCGCCGGATGCGTTTGCCGGGCGGACGGGCGTGGACTTCGATCCCGGTGGTGAGCATGTCTTCCGGGTTGGTGAGCTCGATGCGCCCCTCGCCGCCGGGGAAGAGCCGGGCGAAGACACGCTCGAACTGCTCTTTGGTGTCGGCGAAGGCTTCGGCAAAGACCTTCTCCACGGTGGCGTCGACGTCGCGGATGATGCTGAGCAGGTCCTGCCGAGACTTCTTCAGGTCGGCGAGCTGGCCCTGGAGATAGGTATGGCGCTCTTCCAGCGCGGAGTGCTCCTCGAGAGCGAGCGGGTTGACCTTTCCCAGCGCTTTGAGATCCTTGCGGGCTTGGGTGAGCCGTGCCTCCTGCTCGGAACGCGCATAGGGGCGGCCTTCCGGCTCATCCTCCTCCTCGCCTGGCTCGGACTCCCAGTCAGGCACAGCCTGGTCGGGACCGTAGTGCTCGATGAGGTATTCGGCAGTGAGGCTGAGCTCTTCGTCCGCCCGGGCCTCTGCGGCCTCCAAGGCGAGGCGCAGCTCGGTCTGCCTGACCTCTGCGGCGTGCAGGCGCGCGGTGACCTCGTCCAGCTCCGCGGCCTGCTTGCCGCGCGCGGAGCGCCGCTGCTCGGCCTCGGCGGTGAGCCGCTGGTGGTGGTGCTGGGCGGACGTCATGGCGTCCTGGGCCTGTGCGAGCTGTCCGGTGAGCTGCTCGACGGCTCCCTCAGCCTCGGCCCGGACTTCCTCGGCTGCCTGGGATTTCCTCTCCCGAGCGGCGGCGGCCTGCTGGGCCTGTTCGCGCCGGTGCTCCTCCTGCTGGGCTTGGCGTCGGAGTGCGGCCGCCCGTTCGAGCAGCTGCTTGTGCTGCTCCTCGGCGGCGCGCAGCGCGAGCCGGGCGTCGACTTCTTCACGACGGCGTGCAGCTGCTTCGCCGCTGAGCCGGTCACGCTCCTCGGTGGATGGGTCTTCGATCACCTCGTCGGACTCGGCGGCCTGGAGGCGGGCGGCGAGCTCTTCCTTCTGGGCCTGCAGCTCAGTGATGGAGGCTTCGGCGTCGTCAATCTCTTTCTGGGAAGCTTCGATGCGTTCGCGGGCGCGCTCGACTTCGGCGGTGAGCCGCTGGAGCTGCTCTGAGGTGGAGGCGATGGCGGCCTCATTGGCCTGGTGCTCCTGCTGGGCATCAGAGGTGCGCTGCTCTGCCGCTTTGAGAGTTTCGGCGCTCTGCGCGGCGGCAGCTTGGGCGGCTTCGAGCTCGGCCTGGGTGTCTTCGATCTGCTCCTTGAGGCGTTCGATCTGTTCGGCGAGGGAGCCTTCGACGCTTTCGCCTGCGCTGCCTCGGATCCGTTCGCCGTCTTTGATGACGGCTTTGCCGAGGGTGAGGGCGGCGGCTGCGTCGCCCCGGGTGACAAGGTCCTCGCCGAAGCCGGCGTCCCCGACGAGCACAGTCTCGGCGAGCGCTTCTCGCAGCTGGGCCTCCCGGTCCGGGCTGGCTTGGATGATGTCGAGGCTGAAGGCGGCGCCGGGGTCTTCGAGGGTGACGGCTTGGTCGGCGGCGGCGAGCGCTGCTTCGAGTCCGGAGAGCCGGGCGCGGTGTTCGGAGACGGCGATTTCCAGCTGCCGGGCTGCGGCGAGCCTCTGCTCGTGGGTGTCCTTGTGCTTCTGCTGCTCGGCGCGGGCCGCTTGGTGTGCTTCGGCGAGCTCAGCTCCTCCGGCACCGGCGTCTTCGCTGCGCTGCCGGAGGTCTTGGAGGTCTGCGGCAGAGGACTCGAGGGCGGTCTGGTCGGCTTGGCGCTGGGCTTGGGCCCGGTCGCGGCGCTGCTGGGCGGCTTCGATGCGTCCGTGGACGGTGTCGATGCGTCCGCGGAGGGTCGCGAGTCCTGCGCGTTTGTCGGCTGCGGCGCGCAGCTGCTCGGTGATGCGGCTCTCTTCGTCGGCAAGTGCCTTCTCCGCTGCGGCGCGGGTGGTGCCGAGCTGTTCGAGATGGGATGCGGCGTCGTCGACCTGTGCTTTCTGCTCGGCGGCTTCTGCGGTGACCTGTTCGGCTTGAGCGCGCATCTGCTGGGGGTCGCGCGAGCCGCTGTAGTCGACGACGGCGGAGGCGGCGAGGCTGGTGGCGCGCTCTGCGGCGAGGGATGCGACGGAGCGGAGGCGTTCTTGGACTTGGGCGAGCTGGTGGTGGCCGGCGGAGAGTCTCTCGGTGAGGGTGCGCGCGTCCTCAGCTTGGTCGGTGAGGGTGCGGATGGTGCGGTCTTGGGCTTCGAGCTCGGTGCGGAGCCTCTCGGCGGCGTCGATGTCTGACTGTTCGCCTTGGCTGGAGGCGGAGAGGGCGGTGGCGGCTTGGACGAGATCGTCGGCGATGAGGCGGGACAGAGCGTCGCGCAGGTCGTGCTGGATGCGTTGGGCGCGTCGAGCGACCTTGGCCTGGCGGCCCAGGGGTGCGAGCTGCCGGGAGGTTTCGGAGATGAGGTCTTCGAGTCGGTCGAGGTTGCCCTGCATGTTGTCCAGTTTGCGGACGGACCGTTCGCGGCGGCGCCGGTGCTTGAGGACTCCGGCGGCTTCTTCGATGAATCCGCGCCGCTGCTCGGGGGTGGCGTGGAGGATCTGGTCCAGCTGGCCCTGGCCGACGATGACGTGCATCTCGCGGCCGAGCCCGGAGTCGGAGAGGAGCTCCTGGATGTCGAGGAGGCGGGCGGAGGACCCGTTGATGGTGTATTCGGAGCCTCCGGTGCGGAACATGGTCCGGGAGATCGTGACTTCGGAGTAGTCGATGGGCAGGGCGCCGTCGGTGTTGTCGATGGTCAGGCTGACGGAGGCCCGGCCGAGGGGCTGGCGTTCTGCGGTGCCGGCGAAGATGACATCTTCCATGGATCCGCCGCGGAGGGATTTGGCGCCCTGCTCCCCCATCACCCAGGAGAGCGCGTCCACTACGTTGGACTTGCCCGAACCGTTGGGGCCGACGACGGCGGTCACCCCGGGCTCGAACTCGAAGGTGGTGGCGGAGGCGAAGGACTTGAACCCGCGCACAGTCAGCGTCTTCAGATGCACGGGCTCTAGTCTGCCCTATGGTGTCCGGCTCAGAGTCTACTTCTATGTAGAATGTGTCGGCCTTCTCGGCCGCCCTGTTCGAACGGTTACCTCCCAGAGAGTCCTTCCTGCCCCATGCCCTTGCGCGAGAAACAGTCGAAGCTGCTCAGCGGCCTGCCGGAACGCTCCTACCGCCCGGAGCTTCACGGCGTCCGGGGCCTGGCGATCCTGGGGGTGGTGCTCTTCCACCTGTTCGGCGACGGCCGGGTGTCGGGCGGCATCGACATCTTCTTGGCGATCACGGGCTTCCTCTTCACCGCGATGCTGCTGCGTGAGGCGGCGGAGAACGGCGGCATGATCCGTCTGGGCCGATACTTCGGGCGGCTGGCCCGTCGCATCATCCCGCCGGCGGCCCTGGTCGTCGTGGTCACGGCAGTGGTCGGCTACTTCGTCCTTCCCTCCACGCAGCACCATCAGCTTTTCCGCGAGGCTCGAGCCTCTCTGCTGTACTTCGAGAATTTTGAGCTGATCAGCTCGCAGCTGTCCTATGAGGCAGCAGGCCCTGATTCCAGCCCGTTCCAGCATTTTTGGTCACTGTCGGTGCAGGGGCAGTTCTATCTGATCTGGCCGATCGTCGCCGTTTTGGCGGTCCTGCTGGCAAGGGTGCTGCGGCGCTCTGCCGCCGGAGTGATGGCCGTCTTCGTGGGCCTGGTGTTCGCCGGCTCTTTCGTGTGGGCGATCCACATGGGCGGGGTGCATCAGGAAGAGGCATACCTGATGACGAGCACCCGAATGTGGGAACTGGCCTTCGGGGGCCTGCTGGCTCTCCTGGGAGCGCGCCTCACCCTGCCGAGGCCGCTGCGGATGCCTGCGGGCTGGGCAGGGTTTGCTCTGATCGTGCTGTGCGGCTTCTTCCTGGACGGCGCCGAGCTCTTCCCGGGGCCGTGGGCGCTGTGGCCGCTGGCCGGGCTGGCGCTGGTGCTGGCAGCCACCCGTCCTGGTGAGACCAGTGAGCAGTCGCGATTCTCCGCGGCCCGCGTGCTGTCGACCCGTCCTTTCGGCTGGCTGGGCGGGATCGCCTACGGGCTGTACCTGTGGCATTGGCCTGTCCTGATCTTCTGGCTTCAGCTGCGCGACGCCGACCACGTCGGCCCCCGCAGCGGCACCATCGTGCTGACGATCTCCCTGGTGCTTGCCGGACTGACCCTGCGCTTTATGGAGAAGCCGCTGGCGCAGCCGAAGCGGCGCGGCAACAGGCTACCCCTGGCGCTAGCAGCCAGCGCCCTCGTGCTCGGCGGGGTTGGCTCAACGGCTCTGATCTCCCATACACACGTAGACGTTCCCGAGGGATATGCCATGTCTAGCGTGGATAGAGAAACATATCCTGGCGCGGCGGTAACACTGGAAGACGCTGGTGAGGCGCCGAGCGACGTGGACTTCTATCCTTCCCCAGAAGTTGTATCCGGCGATTTTCCGGAGTACCGCGACTGGGGCTGCAGCCAGGGGCGCGGCGACGAGTCACACATGGGAGAGGTCCTAGTATGTGAGGATCCGGATGAACCTGACGACCCTGCAGCAACTGTCATGCTGGCGGGAGGATCTCACGCTGGGCACTGGCACGCGGCCTTCTCAGTGCTCGCGGAACAGCACGACTGGGAGTTGCTGGTAGCCGACAAGAACGGTTGCAGGTTCGGGTCCGCCACTGACCCGGAGACTGACAAATGTCATGAATGGCAGCTCAACTTCATGGAGACCTTGGAGGAGCGGCAGCCAGACTTAGTAGTCACGCCCGGCACCGCCTCATTTGGTCCTGACCACCCCGAGCACATTGCGAAAGACGCGCCGGACAGGTGGGAAGAAATTGTGAACTCTGACACAGAACTGTTGCTCCTCAGGGGAATTACCCGCCCCGCTTCGGACGTCCCGGACTGTCTGGCATCCCGGAGCTCTCCTGAGGAATGCGGACCCAATTTCGGTGCTTATCAGGAAAACAACCCGTTGGACATGAAGGACATGCCAGAGGGCATCTATGTCGTCGACATGATCCCTCACATTTGCCCGGATGGCGTTTGTTCTGCTGTCGTAGGCAACGTGGTCGTCTATCGAGACGCTAGCCATCTCTCAAATCAGTACGTCGAAACGCTCGCCCCGATCCTCGACTCTTACCTCCGCGACGAAGCTCCTCACCTCTACAGGTAGAAGTACTGGTAGCGGCTCCGATTACTCAGTTCTGCAACCTGAGATGGAGCAATCGCTCGCGCCGCCAATTTGCATCAACGACATCTAGCGGATGATCCTCCAACCACTCTCCGACAAGCTTTTTCATGTCAGGCGTGTGGACATCGTCGATCAGGATGTCGCAGCCAGGCACCAATTTGGAGACCACCTGCTCAAACGTAGGCCGCCTCGCGGAACGGTCCGAAGGTCCATCAATGACGAGAAAGTCGACGTCAGCTATGTCTTCAAGTGTGGACGGGTCGTACCACAGCTCCCCGCTCTCCAGCGGCTTAAGCCCGGCCAGTCTGAGCTCCAGATGGCCAAAACCAGGAAGACTCTCCAGCTCCTTACCTATCGACTCGTAGTACTCCGGGTCATCCTCCAGCGAAACGAGACGCCCATAACCCACATCCGCCAGAAGCCTTGCCATCCACGCTGTGGACTGCCCCGTGCCGAACTCCAGAATATTCCGAGGGCGCCTTTCAACAACCGTACGGACCAATTTGAGGGCCGCGGACGAGGTGAGCGAATAACCGCCGAAGGACACAGGAGGCAGGAGCGCCGAGGACAGCTTACTG
The sequence above is drawn from the Nesterenkonia populi genome and encodes:
- a CDS encoding MFS transporter, with the protein product MTAGEQKARTPIPSELKVMIVSAFIIAIGFGIVSPILPQYASDFGVSAMAVSAVVSAFGLFRLLFAPASGKLTHALGETPVYVIGLLIVAVSMIATAYAPTYELLLAFRAVGGIGSTFFTVAAMTFLARKSPPHIRGRVMGAYASAFLIGNIAGPLLGSALLVFGQRGPFLVYGAALVAAAGVVFFMLRKSRLEDRKNKDERERASVAESWRHGSYRAALASGFANGWATFGLRNSVVPLFAASAFVGTGWFIDSAQLAGVALACFAAGNVAIVLTLAKRSDEWGRRLPMIVGLLVAGAATGTLGLAPEPWVLLALSLIAGAGTGLIVPAQQAALGDIVGEGRNGGTVISTFQMVQDLGAIIGPLLAGLLVDQFGYAWAFGLSGLILMLAAGAWSLAPETLASKQPAAQQTPPTS
- a CDS encoding chromosome segregation SMC family protein, with product MHLKTLTVRGFKSFASATTFEFEPGVTAVVGPNGSGKSNVVDALSWVMGEQGAKSLRGGSMEDVIFAGTAERQPLGRASVSLTIDNTDGALPIDYSEVTISRTMFRTGGSEYTINGSSARLLDIQELLSDSGLGREMHVIVGQGQLDQILHATPEQRRGFIEEAAGVLKHRRRRERSVRKLDNMQGNLDRLEDLISETSRQLAPLGRQAKVARRAQRIQHDLRDALSRLIADDLVQAATALSASSQGEQSDIDAAERLRTELEAQDRTIRTLTDQAEDARTLTERLSAGHHQLAQVQERLRSVASLAAERATSLAASAVVDYSGSRDPQQMRAQAEQVTAEAAEQKAQVDDAASHLEQLGTTRAAAEKALADEESRITEQLRAAADKRAGLATLRGRIDTVHGRIEAAQQRRDRAQAQRQADQTALESSAADLQDLRQRSEDAGAGGAELAEAHQAARAEQQKHKDTHEQRLAAARQLEIAVSEHRARLSGLEAALAAADQAVTLEDPGAAFSLDIIQASPDREAQLREALAETVLVGDAGFGEDLVTRGDAAAALTLGKAVIKDGERIRGSAGESVEGSLAEQIERLKEQIEDTQAELEAAQAAAAQSAETLKAAEQRTSDAQQEHQANEAAIASTSEQLQRLTAEVERARERIEASQKEIDDAEASITELQAQKEELAARLQAAESDEVIEDPSTEERDRLSGEAAARRREEVDARLALRAAEEQHKQLLERAAALRRQAQQEEHRREQAQQAAAARERKSQAAEEVRAEAEGAVEQLTGQLAQAQDAMTSAQHHHQRLTAEAEQRRSARGKQAAELDEVTARLHAAEVRQTELRLALEAAEARADEELSLTAEYLIEHYGPDQAVPDWESEPGEEEDEPEGRPYARSEQEARLTQARKDLKALGKVNPLALEEHSALEERHTYLQGQLADLKKSRQDLLSIIRDVDATVEKVFAEAFADTKEQFERVFARLFPGGEGRIELTNPEDMLTTGIEVHARPPGKRIRRLSLLSGGERSLTAVALLVAIFKARPSPFYVMDEVEAALDDTNLSRLLVIFEELRESAQLIVITHQKRTMEIADALYGVSMRQDGSTRVISQRLREAEPAPG
- a CDS encoding acyltransferase family protein, giving the protein MPLREKQSKLLSGLPERSYRPELHGVRGLAILGVVLFHLFGDGRVSGGIDIFLAITGFLFTAMLLREAAENGGMIRLGRYFGRLARRIIPPAALVVVVTAVVGYFVLPSTQHHQLFREARASLLYFENFELISSQLSYEAAGPDSSPFQHFWSLSVQGQFYLIWPIVAVLAVLLARVLRRSAAGVMAVFVGLVFAGSFVWAIHMGGVHQEEAYLMTSTRMWELAFGGLLALLGARLTLPRPLRMPAGWAGFALIVLCGFFLDGAELFPGPWALWPLAGLALVLAATRPGETSEQSRFSAARVLSTRPFGWLGGIAYGLYLWHWPVLIFWLQLRDADHVGPRSGTIVLTISLVLAGLTLRFMEKPLAQPKRRGNRLPLALAASALVLGGVGSTALISHTHVDVPEGYAMSSVDRETYPGAAVTLEDAGEAPSDVDFYPSPEVVSGDFPEYRDWGCSQGRGDESHMGEVLVCEDPDEPDDPAATVMLAGGSHAGHWHAAFSVLAEQHDWELLVADKNGCRFGSATDPETDKCHEWQLNFMETLEERQPDLVVTPGTASFGPDHPEHIAKDAPDRWEEIVNSDTELLLLRGITRPASDVPDCLASRSSPEECGPNFGAYQENNPLDMKDMPEGIYVVDMIPHICPDGVCSAVVGNVVVYRDASHLSNQYVETLAPILDSYLRDEAPHLYR
- a CDS encoding class I SAM-dependent methyltransferase, coding for MIFKRGVSSSEVDSLREEIASLREEVATLRRQNIKMPDRVADAVQPVVELSKLSSALLPPVSFGGYSLTSSAALKLVRTVVERRPRNILEFGTGQSTAWMARLLADVGYGRLVSLEDDPEYYESIGKELESLPGFGHLELRLAGLKPLESGELWYDPSTLEDIADVDFLVIDGPSDRSARRPTFEQVVSKLVPGCDILIDDVHTPDMKKLVGEWLEDHPLDVVDANWRRERLLHLRLQN